The following coding sequences lie in one Bacillota bacterium genomic window:
- a CDS encoding thiolase family protein, with the protein MVDAVIVDACRTAVGVHGGALSAVRPDDLLALVFRALVGRVGIDPAVLDEVYAGCANQAGEDNRNVARMAVLLAGFPDSVPAVTVNRLCASSLEAVVQAARAVRVGDSSVVIAGGVESMSRAPFVIPKPEQAFATGNRTAYDTTIGWRFENPRLAAIIPLESMGETAENIAERWAIPREDQDRFAHWSHQKAVAAVDAGRFKDEIVPVEVRDRKGRVTLVEVDEGPRRDTTPEKLAALPSAFRKGGTVTAGNSSSLNDGAAAVLVMSRERAGGLGLRPVARVVASASAGVDPRVMGIGPVPATRKALQRAGLTLADIGLIELNEAFAVQAVAVLQELGLDPFDPRVNPNGGAIAIGHPLGCSGARLVTTLVHELKRRPDVRYGLATMCVGVGQGQAVVVERAG; encoded by the coding sequence ATGGTTGACGCGGTCATTGTCGACGCCTGCCGCACCGCGGTCGGTGTGCACGGCGGAGCTCTCTCGGCGGTCCGCCCCGACGACCTGCTGGCCCTGGTCTTCAGGGCCCTGGTCGGGCGGGTGGGAATCGACCCAGCCGTTCTCGATGAGGTCTACGCCGGCTGCGCCAACCAGGCCGGCGAGGACAACCGGAACGTCGCCCGAATGGCCGTCCTCCTGGCCGGGTTCCCGGACAGCGTGCCGGCGGTGACGGTCAACCGGCTCTGCGCCTCGAGCCTGGAGGCTGTGGTCCAGGCCGCCCGGGCGGTGCGGGTGGGCGACTCCTCGGTGGTCATCGCCGGCGGCGTCGAGTCGATGAGCCGGGCCCCCTTCGTCATCCCCAAGCCAGAGCAGGCTTTCGCCACGGGCAACCGGACGGCCTATGACACGACCATCGGTTGGCGCTTCGAGAACCCGCGGCTGGCCGCCATCATCCCCCTCGAGTCGATGGGTGAGACGGCCGAGAACATCGCCGAGCGCTGGGCCATCCCCCGTGAGGACCAGGACCGCTTCGCCCACTGGTCGCACCAGAAGGCCGTCGCCGCCGTCGACGCCGGCCGGTTCAAAGACGAGATCGTCCCGGTCGAGGTCAGGGACCGCAAGGGCCGGGTCACCCTGGTCGAAGTCGACGAGGGACCGCGGCGGGACACTACCCCCGAGAAGCTGGCCGCCCTGCCGTCGGCCTTTCGCAAAGGAGGCACGGTCACCGCCGGCAACTCCTCGAGCCTCAACGACGGGGCGGCGGCGGTCCTGGTGATGAGCCGCGAGCGCGCCGGAGGACTGGGTCTGCGACCGGTGGCCCGGGTGGTGGCCTCGGCCTCCGCCGGTGTCGACCCTAGGGTCATGGGCATTGGGCCCGTGCCGGCGACCCGCAAGGCCTTGCAGCGGGCCGGCTTGACCCTCGCCGACATCGGGTTGATCGAACTGAACGAGGCCTTCGCCGTCCAGGCTGTGGCCGTTCTACAAGAGCTTGGCCTTGACCCTTTCGACCCGCGGGTCAACCCCAATGGCGGGGCCATTGCCATCGGGCACCCGCTCGGTTGCAGCGGCGCCCGCCTCGTCACCACCCTCGTCCACGAGCTGAAGCGGCGCCCCGACGTCCGCTACGGCCTGGCGACGATGTGCGTGGGCGTGGGGCAGGGCCAGGCGGTGGTGGTCGAGAGGGCGGGGTGA